In the Anaerolineales bacterium genome, TCGTCAAGCCGTGTTCCAGACTCACCGCCCGAATGCCCATGATGACCCTGTCGGCTCGCACCTCGGCCAAGGCCTGTTCAGTGATGTGCCCGATGAGCGAGTATTCCGAGTCGCGCAGCGAGCCCCCCAGTCCGATGAGCGTGATCCCTGGCAGGCCGGCGAGCAGGTTGAGCACGGGGAGCGAGTTGGTGATGACCGTCAGGCTCGGTCGGTCACGCAGAGCGCGGGCGGCTTCCAGAACCGTCGTGCCGCTCCCCAGGAAGACCGTCTCGCCGTCCTGCACCAACGTGGCGGCGGCTCGCCCGATCCACCTCTTCTCCCGTGCCTGCTCCTGGCTGCGCACCAACATCGGCGACTCAGGCGAAGCTTTGCGGATCGACAGAGCTCCGCCGTGGACGCGCTGGATCAGCC is a window encoding:
- a CDS encoding DeoR/GlpR family DNA-binding transcription regulator, giving the protein MERDLGLTGVERQEAILRRLGDQQRILVPEICEAFAVSEATARRDLEALASQGLIQRVHGGALSIRKASPESPMLVRSQEQAREKRWIGRAAATLVQDGETVFLGSGTTVLEAARALRDRPSLTVITNSLPVLNLLAGLPGITLIGLGGSLRDSEYSLIGHITEQALAEVRADRVIMGIRAVSLEHGLTNDYLPETLTDRAILRVGGQVIILADHTKCGAVAAAFVASISAMHVLVTDKRTPSDFREALTASGVKVVIGREK